Proteins from a single region of Desulfovibrio sp. Huiquan2017:
- a CDS encoding OmpH family outer membrane protein, producing the protein MKRLFLSLWLCAVLLLPAVPSLAQVSKVGFVNPQRIINESKIGKIAQEDLAGLGKEKDRRVRLALDKVNKLQAGLKEDALSVSEQQSRETGLRQAVRDYEQLVKNSNQEIQDEERSLIRFVMRRADSILKEIARERGFTMILTDPEIIGFVDSNMDITDRVIRELNSMI; encoded by the coding sequence ATGAAGCGTCTTTTCCTATCCCTGTGGCTGTGCGCCGTCTTGCTTCTTCCTGCGGTCCCTTCCCTGGCCCAGGTTTCCAAGGTCGGGTTCGTCAACCCGCAACGGATCATCAACGAGTCGAAGATCGGCAAGATCGCCCAGGAGGACCTGGCCGGATTGGGCAAGGAAAAGGACCGGCGCGTCCGCCTGGCCCTGGACAAGGTCAACAAGTTGCAGGCGGGCCTCAAGGAGGACGCCTTGTCCGTGAGTGAGCAGCAGAGCCGCGAGACCGGACTGCGTCAGGCCGTGCGCGACTATGAACAACTGGTCAAGAACAGCAACCAGGAGATTCAGGACGAGGAGCGCAGTCTGATTCGTTTCGTCATGCGGCGGGCGGACTCCATTCTCAAGGAAATAGCCCGGGAGCGGGGCTTCACCATGATTCTGACCGACCCGGAGATCATCGGTTTTGTGGACAGCAACATGGACATCACGGATCGGGTCATCCGTGAGCTCAATTCCATGATATAG